A single genomic interval of Helianthus annuus cultivar XRQ/B chromosome 6, HanXRQr2.0-SUNRISE, whole genome shotgun sequence harbors:
- the LOC110891589 gene encoding uncharacterized protein LOC110891589: protein MWKQTHLRKGNRPFDKDLDCRSSIVENVDLEDVDLEDNELEGNLQEKKLAWVDDRAQETLEKYEGYLMEKYGEDCIQQSIFDQGLWFRAAGGKKKGKVYGLSNFSDPYVRDREDQEIERLNVIIQEIVKEKEEEKERLNGIIAGLVMEKEKDKAEKEAMNERMTNIESMLKLRFQKI, encoded by the exons ATGTGGAAACAAACACATCTCAGAAAAGGAAATAGGCCGTTTGATAAAGATCTCGATTGTAGAAGTTCGATAGTTGAGAACGTTGATTTGGAGGACGTTGATTTGGAGGACAATGAATTAGAAGGGAATTTACAAGAAAAGAAATTGGCGTGGGTTGACGATCGGGCACAAGAGACTTTG GAGAAATACGAGGGATATCTTATGGAGAAGTATGGGGAGGATTGTATCCAGCAATCAATATTTGACCAAGGCTTATGGTTCCGAGCAGCCGGGGGAAAGAAAAAGGGCAAAGTGTATGGGTTAAGTAATTTTAGTGACCCATATGTACGTGACAGAGAAGACCAGGAG ATCGAAAGGTTGAACGTGATCATCCAAGAGATagtgaaagaaaaagaagaagagaaagaaaggtTGAACGGAATTATTGCGGGGTTGGTGatggaaaaagaaaaagataaggCGGAGAAAGAGGCTATGAATGAAAGGATGACGAACATTGAATCAATGCTAAAACTTAGGTTTCAAAAGATCTAA
- the LOC110889111 gene encoding dormancy-associated protein homolog 3 isoform X3, which yields MSLLDQLWDETLAGPRPDKGLGKLRKQSTFTFRSSDSSKAESQAVEDPAMRVTRSIMIGKPVGNESQTPPASPAGSTPPGADRRHIGFVGSLLPSITRGQPGSDTGALVLLTTCEM from the exons ATGAGCTTACTTGATCAGCTATGGGACGAAACACTCGCCGGACCTCGCCCAGATAAAGGCCTCGGAAAACTGCGAAAACAATCTACTTTTACCTTCCGCTCATCCGATTCCAGCAAGG CGGAATCGCAGGCGGTGGAGGATCCGGCTATGAGAGTGACACGGAGTATAATGATTGGAAAACCTGTAGGAAATGAGAGCCAAACGCCGCCAGCGTCTCCGGCTGGATCGACACCTCCG GGGGCAGATCGGAGGCATATAGGTTTCGTAGGAAGTCTACTTCCGAGTATTACGAGAGGGCAACCGGGATCGGATACAGGAGCCCTCGTGCTCCTTACGACCTGTGAGATGTGA
- the LOC110889111 gene encoding dormancy-associated protein homolog 3 isoform X2 encodes MSLLDQLWDETLAGPRPDKGLGKLRKQSTFTFRSSDSSKAESQAVEDPAMRVTRSIMIGKPVGNESQTPPASPAGSTPPVSPFPDRRHIGFVGSLLPSITRGQPGSDTGALVLLTTCEM; translated from the exons ATGAGCTTACTTGATCAGCTATGGGACGAAACACTCGCCGGACCTCGCCCAGATAAAGGCCTCGGAAAACTGCGAAAACAATCTACTTTTACCTTCCGCTCATCCGATTCCAGCAAGG CGGAATCGCAGGCGGTGGAGGATCCGGCTATGAGAGTGACACGGAGTATAATGATTGGAAAACCTGTAGGAAATGAGAGCCAAACGCCGCCAGCGTCTCCGGCTGGATCGACACCTCCGGTATCTCCTTTTCCTG ATCGGAGGCATATAGGTTTCGTAGGAAGTCTACTTCCGAGTATTACGAGAGGGCAACCGGGATCGGATACAGGAGCCCTCGTGCTCCTTACGACCTGTGAGATGTGA
- the LOC110889113 gene encoding uncharacterized protein LOC110889113, translated as MANPTDYSNISLHSLCNLITIKLSSTNCLPRRHRILPVLSYLNLTSHIDGTLVPPPESISDDNKPIPNPKFAEWKSADQKVVLLLHSSLTEEAMSETIGHSTASQIWTALEHAYSNHSIERMHTLRDSLRQLQKGSSSVSKYGRKFKALCDQLTAIGRPVTKEDKRHWFLCGLGSAYENFSIAQCTVQPAPLFRDLLAHAENQEIFIQRLHGSQPSQAAFAAQPSRGRSTYTRRPPTCQLCRKEGHYASAGMDLVGYVQRVGTTPLDAHLAHAFQAQCNIPDWTADTGATAHMLPTQNGLDETYPDTGSKNRRSSLEAPVKTVFMCSPKVTSLSLPLYLHLISVHPLINGIVV; from the exons atGGCCAACCCCACCGATTACTCAAACATCTCCCTCCACTCTCTATGCAATCTCATCACTATCAAGCTTTCCTCAACTAATTGTCTTCCACGGAGACACCGGATCCTTCCTGTTCTCTCGTACCTCAACCTTACGAGTCACATCGATGGAACCCTAGTTCCACCCCCTGAATCCATTTCTGATGACAACAAACCCATCCCCAACCCTAAATTTGCTGAATGGAAGAGCGCCGATCAGAAGGTTGTACTCCTTCTCCACTCGTCACTCACCGAAGAGGCGATGTCTGAAACCATCGGCCATTCCACAGCCTCTCAGATCTGGACAGCGCTGGAACATGCCTACAGCAACCACTCCATTGAGCGGATGCATACTCTTCGGGACTCCCTCCGTCAACTTCAGAAGGGTTCTTCCTCGGTCTCCAAATATGGTCGCAAGTTTAAAGCTTTGTGTGACCAGTTAACTGCCATTGGACGCCCTGTTACCAAAGAGGACAAACGTCACTGGTTCCTCTGCGGGCTGGGTTCCGCTTACGAAAATTTCTCCATCGCACAATGCACCGTGCAACCGGCTCCCCTGTTCCGTGATCTCCTGGCTCACGCTGAAAACCAGGAAATCTTCATTCAACGCTTACACGGTTCTCAGCCTTCTCAGGCTGCCTTTGCAGCCCAACCCTCCAG AGGACGTTCTACCTACACTAGACGCCCTCCAACCTGTCAACTTTGCAGGAAGGAAGGGCACTATGCGTCGGCAGGTATGGACCTTGTTGGTTATGTGCAAAGAGTTGGGACCACTCCTCTAGATGCACATCTGGCTCACGCATTCCAGGCTCAATGCAACATCCCAGATTGGACTGCGGACACCGGAGCTACTGCCCACATGCTTCCAACCCAAAATGGGTTAGATGAAACATATCCAGATACGG GATCGAAAAACCGAAGGTCCTCGCTAGAGGCACCTGTGAAAACGGTTTTTATGTGCTCTCCCAAGGTCACAAGTCTCTCGTTGCCGCTCTATCTGCATCTCATCTCCGTGCATCCTTTGATAAATGGCATAGTCGTCTAG
- the LOC110891564 gene encoding uncharacterized protein LOC110891564 — MSTGTARECLYRFCHNVVKLYSKQYLRKPNAYDVQQLYQAHEARHGFPGMLGSIDCMHWEWHNYPTAWRGQYTRGDHGHPTLILEAVASQDLWIWHSLFRLPGSLNDLNVLYQSAIFSDVVNGTGPDTRFTVSGVEYRRGYYLADGIYPSWSTIVKTIPYPEDEKRKKFAKR; from the coding sequence ATGTCGACAGGAACTGCGCGGGAATGTTTGTATCGGTTTTGCCATAATGTGGTGAAACTGTATAGCAAACAATATTTGCGGAAACCAAACGCGTATGATGTTCAACAGTTGTACCAAGCTCATGAAGCAAGGCACGGGTTTCCGGGAATGCTTGGTAGCATTGATTGCATGCATTGGGAGTGGCATAACTACCCGACTGCGTGGCGAGGCCAATACACGCGAGGTGATCACGGCCATCCAACCTTAATACTTGAGGCCGTGGCGTCACAAGATTTGTGGATCTGGCATTCTCTCTTTAGGCTCCCTGGTTCACTCAACGACCTCAACGTGCTATACCAATCGGCGATCTTTAGCGATGTCGTTAATGGAACCGGTCCGGACACCCGTTTTACAGTTTCAGGGGTTGAGTATAGACGCGGGTATTATCTTGCTGACGGAATATATCCGTCTTGGTCTACAATTGTCAAGACAATTCCATATCCCGAGGacgaaaaaaggaaaaaattcgCCAAGCGTTAA
- the LOC110891563 gene encoding protein FAR1-RELATED SEQUENCE 5-like, with the protein MDENVRRMSEILSRYNGYIFENLARRSRLWGAGLAGTGRGGDIPTYQPVGNVQVSPNSGRRTFIPDVDDLIKPQMHMTFDSLENAFLFYQRYAKAGGFTARKGTQYEPRKGVILNKWFVCSKEGTKPLKAIDSTQEAGSSNVNSKSKITRRVPYIRTGCEACIRVKLITPDNLYVVYYFEESHNHSFVAEDDRYLLPENRSMNYVQEEAVNALSAINVGPVRAFNIMRTLYGGFDKVGATKVDFKNFKRDLNRYIAEYDADMVIKRLRRKKEFMPNFSMEYLTTAEGVLRALFWADGDTKRNFNIFGDVVSFDATYRRNKYNMMFVPFTGVDNHYRNVTLGAAIIGDETAETYSWLLNAFRQAFGRAPPVIVTDQDPTMRKAIQDTWPESRHRLCMWHIIEKLTTKVGANLCNSTDFKKRLCDIVWTDALLPEQCENEWGVILADFDLLNHEWLQSMYQIRDTWIPAYYRDQHMSGLMRTSSRSESENHFFGQFCNPNCTLVEFLGHFDSAIEAQRHEHRKNDHDTRHTNPQIFAKEFVLEQQATSIHKCAVGKWEDREDNFVNFFVKDFSQACTTFFQVMMRQLDMTVSCSCNRQFPERYIMRRWTWEAIPNSAPGAILGISESDDRYQQVNGVVREITRSAESLINRLVYNFDALCAFRDHVVQYQSTADQAVVNAPPRSRRDRFAEITGYTQETPVTVRMPKTVRFKGMGNPSRMKSNREIAIIQSAKKKKGRECGNCKRRGHNRRTCSFPARENADDSSESDEADLEGDDEEELEDVAGEGDDEEELEDEEQE; encoded by the exons atggatgagAATGTGAGAAGAATGAGTGAAATATTGAG cCGTTACAACGGCTATATATTTGAAAACTTGGCCCGTCGAAGTCGTCTGTGGGGAGCCGGATTAGCCGGGACGGGAagagggggcg ATATTCCTACATACCAGCCCGTTGGTAATGTTCAGGTGTCCCCAAATTCTGGAAGGAGGACATTTATTCCAGATGTTGATGATTTGATTAAGCCTCAGATGCATATGACGTTTGATTCGCtggaaaatgcttttcttttttaCCAAAGATATGCTAAGGCGGGAGGTTTCACAGCTAGGAAGGGTACTCAATACGAGCCTCGAAAGGGTGTAATACTTAATAAATGGTTCGTATGCTCAAAAGAGGGTACTAAACCCTTAAAGGCGATTGACTCGACTCAGGAAGCTGGTAGTTCTAATGTTAACTCGAAGTCTAAGATTACTCGCAGGGTTCCTTATATAAGGACCGGATGTGAAGCGTGCATTCGGGTTAAGTTAATAACTCCGGATAATCTTTACGTGGTTTATTACTTCGAGGAGTCGCATAATCACTCATTTGTTGCTGAAGATGACAGGTACTTGCTTCCTGAAAACAGATCTATGAATTACGTACAGGAAGAAGCCGTGAATGCTTTGAGTGCCATAAACGTTGGTCCAGTTAGAGCGTTTAACATTATGAGGACTCTTTATGGAGGTTTCGATAAGGTAGGCGCAACTAAAGTTGACTTCAAGAACTTCAAGAGAGACTTAAATAGGTATATAGCTGAGTACGATGCTGACATGGTTATCAAACGCCTAAGAAGGAAGAAAGAATTTATGCCCAATTTCTCTATGGAATACCTTACAACTGCCGAGGGCGTTTTACGTGCGTTGTTCTGGGCCGATGGTGATACAAAGAGaaattttaatatttttgggGATGTTGTGTCGTTCGATGCTACTTATCGTCGTAACAA GTATAATATGATGTTTGTACCTTTTACCGGCGTTGACAATCACTATCGTAATGTTACCTTGGGTGCTGCTATTATAGGGGATGAAACTGCCGAAACATATAGCTGGTTGCTCAACGCATTTCGGCAGGCGTTTGGACGCGCACCACCTGTGATTGTAACTGATCAAGACCCAACGATGAGGAAAGCTATTCAAGATACTTGGCCTGAAAGTAGGCACAGGCTTTGCATGTGGCATATAATCGAGAAACTCACTACCaag GTTGGCGCCAACCTATGCAATAGCACTGATTTTAAGAAGAGGTTGTGTGATATTGTTTGGACCGATGCCTTACTGCCAGAACAGTGTGAAAATGAATGGGGTGTTATATTGGCTGATTTTGATTTGCTGAATCATGAATGGTTACAGTCAATGTATCAGATTAGGGATACATGGATCCCTGCGTATTATCGCGATCAACACATGTCTGGGCTGATGCGTACCTCATCACGTTCGGAGAGTGAGAACCATTTCTTTGGGCAGTTTTGCAACCCGAATTGTACCCTTGTTGAATTCTTGGGGCATTTTGATTCTGCAATCGAAGCCCAAAGACACGAGCACAGGAAGAATGATCACGATACTAGGCACACGAACCCCCAAATATTTGCAAAAGAGTTTGTCTTAGAGCAACAGGCG ACATCCATTCACAAGTGTGCTGTTGGAAAATGGGAGGATAGAGAGGATAACTTTGTGAACTTCTTTGTGAAGGACTTTTCTCAAGCGTGTACTACATTTTTTCAG GTTATGATGCGGCAGCTAGACATGACCGTTAGTTGCTCATGCAATAG GCAGTTCCCTGAAAGGTACATAATGCGACGGTGGACATGGGAAGCTATTCCTAACAGTGCGCCGGGAGCGATATTGGGGATTAGTGAAAGTGATGATCGGTACCAGCAAGTTAATGGTGTTGTAAGGGAGATAACAAGGTCAGCCGAGTCTCTTATTAACAGGTTGGTTTATAACTTTGATGCGTTGTGCGCTTTTAGGGACCATGTTGTCCAGTATCAATCGACCGCTGATCAGGCAGTCGTAAACGCTCCCCCTAGGAGTCGTCGCGATAGGTTTGCTGAAATAACTGGATACACGCAAGAAACACCTGTAACTGTTCGTATGCCGAAAACCGTTAGATTTAAAGGTATGGGCAATCCTTCTAGAATGAAGAGTAATCGTGAAATTGCCATTATTCAATCTGCGAAGAAAAAAAAGGGTCGCGAATGTGGCAATTGCAAACGTCGGGGGCATAATAGACGTACCTGCTCGTTCCCGGCAAGGGAAAATGCCGACGACTCCTCAGAAAGTGATGAAGCGGATCTTGAAGGAGACGACGAAGAGGAGCTAGAAGATGTGGCAGGTGAAGGAGACGACGAAGAGGAGCTAGAAGATGAAGAGCAAGAGTAG
- the LOC110889111 gene encoding dormancy-associated protein homolog 3 isoform X1, whose product MSLLDQLWDETLAGPRPDKGLGKLRKQSTFTFRSSDSSKAESQAVEDPAMRVTRSIMIGKPVGNESQTPPASPAGSTPPVSPFPGGRSEAYRFRRKSTSEYYERATGIGYRSPRAPYDL is encoded by the exons ATGAGCTTACTTGATCAGCTATGGGACGAAACACTCGCCGGACCTCGCCCAGATAAAGGCCTCGGAAAACTGCGAAAACAATCTACTTTTACCTTCCGCTCATCCGATTCCAGCAAGG CGGAATCGCAGGCGGTGGAGGATCCGGCTATGAGAGTGACACGGAGTATAATGATTGGAAAACCTGTAGGAAATGAGAGCCAAACGCCGCCAGCGTCTCCGGCTGGATCGACACCTCCGGTATCTCCTTTTCCTG GGGGCAGATCGGAGGCATATAGGTTTCGTAGGAAGTCTACTTCCGAGTATTACGAGAGGGCAACCGGGATCGGATACAGGAGCCCTCGTGCTCCTTACGACCTGTGA